Proteins from a genomic interval of Leifsonia shinshuensis:
- a CDS encoding DUF3097 domain-containing protein, with protein MDDDRYGSDVLATDWKNAGRKTVPTVEAVRDLVIEEAATGFCGAIVRLEAQTVELEDYFGAKRVFPLGASFLIDGEPVKLVVPSRAPAGRGRTASGSFAVGEQKARVARASRIFVEGRHDAELVERVWGDDLRVEGVVVEYLEGVDDLDAIVREFAPDRGRRIGVLVDHLVPGSKESRIAEQVARGPFGAHVLVVGHPYIDIWQAVKPARVGLEAWPSIPRSVSWKHGICAALGLPHETQADIARAWKRILGQVRSYADLEPALLGRVEQLIDFVTEPLPRA; from the coding sequence ATGGACGACGACCGCTACGGCTCCGATGTGCTGGCCACCGACTGGAAGAACGCCGGCCGGAAGACCGTGCCGACCGTGGAGGCCGTGCGCGACCTGGTGATCGAGGAGGCCGCCACCGGGTTCTGCGGCGCGATCGTGCGGCTGGAGGCGCAGACGGTCGAGCTGGAGGACTACTTCGGAGCGAAGCGCGTGTTCCCGCTCGGCGCGTCCTTCCTGATCGACGGGGAGCCCGTGAAGCTCGTCGTGCCGAGCCGCGCCCCCGCCGGCCGCGGGCGCACGGCCTCCGGCTCCTTCGCGGTCGGCGAGCAGAAGGCGCGCGTCGCCCGGGCCAGCCGCATCTTCGTGGAGGGCAGGCACGACGCCGAGCTGGTCGAGCGCGTCTGGGGCGACGACCTCCGCGTGGAGGGGGTCGTCGTGGAGTACCTGGAGGGCGTGGACGACCTCGACGCCATCGTGCGCGAGTTCGCGCCCGACCGCGGCCGCCGGATCGGCGTGCTGGTCGACCACCTGGTGCCCGGGTCCAAGGAGAGCCGTATCGCGGAGCAGGTGGCCCGGGGGCCGTTCGGCGCGCACGTGCTCGTGGTCGGGCACCCCTACATCGACATCTGGCAGGCGGTGAAGCCGGCGCGGGTCGGGCTGGAGGCCTGGCCGTCGATCCCGCGCTCCGTGTCCTGGAAGCACGGCATCTGCGCCGCGCTCGGGCTGCCCCACGAGACGCAGGCCGACATCGCGCGGGCCTGGAAGCGGATCCTCGGCCAGGTGCGCAGCTACGCCGACCTGGAGCCCGCCCTCCTCGGCCGGGTGGAGCAGCTGATCGACTTCGTAACCGAACCCCTCCCCCGCGCGTAG
- a CDS encoding DUF6504 family protein has product MTDIDEAVAVWTTEDGIPTRLVWRSTRYRVSDTPTVWAEISVWWRPFGEHRYGVGALPREIGGWRFQATSEGGVAHVFDVRHDADDRSWRLVRIFD; this is encoded by the coding sequence ATGACCGACATCGACGAGGCGGTGGCCGTGTGGACCACCGAGGACGGCATCCCGACCCGCCTGGTCTGGCGCTCGACGCGCTACCGGGTCAGCGACACCCCGACGGTGTGGGCCGAGATCTCCGTGTGGTGGCGGCCGTTCGGCGAGCACCGGTACGGCGTCGGGGCGCTGCCGCGGGAGATCGGCGGCTGGCGGTTCCAGGCGACGAGCGAGGGCGGCGTCGCCCACGTGTTCGACGTGCGGCACGACGCCGACGACCGCAGCTGGCGGCTGGTGCGGATCTTCGACTGA
- a CDS encoding VIT1/CCC1 transporter family protein translates to MSTPERTPTPAEITRWRRYLADERAEAAVYRDLAGRREGEEREILLALAEAERRHEQHWLGLLGDQVGKPLRGDIRTRMLGFLARRFGSVFVLALAQRAEARSPYADDADATPQMAADEQVHEEVVRALAARGRQRLSGTFRAAVFGANDGLVSNLALVLGVAASSVPSHVVLLTGVSGLLAGALSMGAGEYVSVRSQRELLEASSPNPATSSALPHLDVDANELTLVYRARGMDQQEAQAHAHEVLSTLGAYTSPVAVQRSEEDEHEAVGNGWSAAISSFCFFASGALIPILPFLFGLTGTTAIVVAAVLVGLVLLGTGAIVGLLSGASPLKRALRQLAIGYGAAAATYLLGLLFGATVG, encoded by the coding sequence ATGAGCACCCCCGAGCGCACCCCCACCCCCGCCGAGATCACGCGCTGGCGCCGCTATCTCGCGGACGAGCGCGCCGAGGCCGCGGTCTACCGCGACCTCGCCGGGCGGCGCGAGGGCGAGGAGCGCGAGATCCTGCTCGCCCTGGCGGAGGCGGAGCGCCGGCACGAGCAGCACTGGCTGGGTCTCCTGGGCGACCAGGTCGGCAAGCCGCTGCGCGGCGACATCCGCACCCGCATGCTGGGCTTCCTCGCCCGCCGGTTCGGGTCGGTGTTCGTGCTCGCGCTCGCGCAGCGCGCCGAGGCGAGGTCGCCCTACGCCGACGACGCCGACGCGACGCCGCAGATGGCGGCGGACGAGCAGGTGCATGAGGAGGTCGTGCGCGCGCTCGCCGCCCGCGGCCGGCAGCGGCTCTCCGGGACGTTCCGCGCCGCGGTCTTCGGCGCCAACGACGGCCTGGTCAGCAACCTGGCGCTCGTGCTCGGCGTCGCGGCGAGCAGCGTCCCGAGCCACGTCGTCCTGCTGACCGGCGTCTCCGGTCTCCTCGCCGGGGCGCTGTCGATGGGAGCGGGCGAGTACGTCTCGGTGCGGTCGCAGCGCGAGCTGCTGGAGGCCTCCAGCCCGAACCCGGCGACCAGCTCGGCGCTTCCCCACCTCGACGTCGACGCCAACGAGCTGACCCTGGTCTACCGGGCGCGGGGGATGGACCAGCAGGAAGCGCAGGCGCACGCCCACGAGGTGCTGTCGACGCTCGGCGCCTACACGTCGCCGGTCGCAGTGCAGCGCTCGGAGGAGGACGAGCACGAGGCGGTCGGCAACGGCTGGAGCGCCGCCATCTCGAGCTTCTGCTTCTTCGCGTCCGGCGCGCTCATCCCGATCCTGCCGTTCCTGTTCGGCCTGACCGGCACGACCGCGATCGTGGTGGCGGCGGTGCTCGTCGGGCTGGTGCTGCTCGGGACGGGCGCCATCGTCGGCCTGCTGTCCGGTGCGTCGCCGCTCAAGCGGGCGCTGCGGCAGCTCGCGATCGGCTACGGCGCGGCGGCCGCGACGTACCTGCTCGGGCTGCTGTTCGGCGCGACGGTCGGCTGA
- a CDS encoding DUF1707 domain-containing protein has product MTDFGDPSNASLRLSNDERERAVAALQSHAAQGRLSDAELQSRVAAARSAITRGDLQPLFGDLPGVLHLDGAGQASAPPSDRAAAAWQASQPGPSPYGYPPAPGEHGRPVNRWGLLVVSIMPFVAVILFFLTGMAWGYAYSWLWFLLIPLAGALVYGVDGGDRRRR; this is encoded by the coding sequence ATGACAGACTTCGGGGATCCGTCGAACGCGTCGCTGCGCCTGAGCAACGACGAACGGGAGCGCGCCGTCGCCGCGCTGCAGTCGCACGCCGCGCAGGGGAGGCTGAGCGACGCCGAGCTGCAGTCGCGGGTCGCGGCCGCGCGGTCGGCCATCACCCGCGGCGACCTGCAGCCGCTGTTCGGCGACCTGCCCGGCGTCCTCCACCTCGACGGAGCAGGGCAGGCGAGCGCGCCGCCCTCCGACCGTGCCGCCGCCGCGTGGCAGGCGTCGCAGCCCGGCCCGAGCCCGTACGGCTACCCGCCGGCGCCCGGCGAGCACGGCCGCCCGGTCAACCGCTGGGGGCTGCTGGTCGTCTCGATCATGCCCTTCGTCGCCGTCATCCTGTTCTTCCTGACCGGGATGGCGTGGGGCTACGCCTACAGCTGGCTGTGGTTCCTGCTCATCCCGCTGGCCGGGGCGCTGGTGTACGGCGTCGACGGGGGAGACCGGAGACGGCGCTGA